The DNA region ttattccattttctttaacttctctttcCTCGGCACCAGTGCTTTGCGCACATAAGGCAATGTGAATAGTAGACTCAAGAAGAAGACGTGGCCAAGGAAATAGACGGATTTATACACCTGTGGAGGGATACAGGCCACCGCGGTAGACAGGGGGCCTGGATTCAGCCCCACTGCCTGAGGTTTCAGTggctccctcccctcctggcaGGCAGGCCCTCGTGTACCTTCAGCCATTTGTCCCACGTGAAGAGGCAGAAGGCAGTCATCGAGTAACCCATGAAGAGCCAGTGGATGGTCTGCTGCACCAGATAGTAGAGGGGCTGCAGGACCCTGACGGAGGCCAGGCTGCTCAGGGCTGGGCTGTCTTGAATCAGGCTGGCAGCctgtggaggaaggggagagggctcAGCGCCTTACCCCTTCTCAGGCCCCTTTCATCCACCACCCTTAAGGTTTACCTGTCTTTCCACAATAACGATGAGgaattccatctgaaagcagacCAGGTACCCTGAGTGGAGGCCGTGCCAGAGGGACAagaacagcagtgagaggccctgggACAGTTGTTTATTTCCAAGGAACTTGAGTCGTTTGAAGAAGTAACTAGAGAGAAGGGTGAGAAAGGATGAGACTCAGATCCATCCTGCCTCTGGGTTCTTGGAGCCCTTAGGGGTGCAGGGGTGGCGGCTGCTCCCACAGGgccccctgggggaggggaggcagtgcCCTCcgatcactttatttatttatggctgcactgggtcttcgttgctccgcacgggctttctctagttgcggcgagcgggggctactcttacttgcggtgcgcgggcttctcactgcagtggcttgttgcggagcatgggctctaggcgcgcgggcttcagtagttgtggctcgcgggctctagagcgcaggctcagtagttgtggtgcacgggcttagttgctctgcggcatgtgggatcttcccagagcagggcttgaacccgtgtcccctgcattggcaggcggattcttaaccactgcgccaccagggaagcccttccgaTCACTTTAGAATGAAAGGCAGTGAAGCTGACGAGTCACGGTTTAGACAGAAAATAGACGTAAGGCTCAGCTGGGGCCCCACCTGGTACGACGGGTAGTGACGGAGGGCCTGCCAGGCGCCTGGTGCCGAGGCTGCAGCGGTGAGCGGGGCAGGCCCTGCACCCACACTGCTGACAGTGCCCCCACGCGTGGGACTGAGGAAGTGTTTGTGAACATAAGGCTGGTGGCAGAAGTGGGGTGAAAACCCAGCACTTGAGGCCATGTATGCCTTGTTTCTGTCTTTCAAAAATGAcagggatgggacttccctgtggtacagtggttaagaatccgcctgccaatgcaggggacacgggttccagccctggtccgggaagatcccacatgctgcggagcaactaggcccatgcgccacaactactgagcctgagctctagagcccgtgagccacaactattgagcccaggTGTCACAGCTACCAAAGCCTGCGCGCCTagtgcccgtgctccgcaacaggagaagccaccgcagtgagaagcccgcgcaccacaacgaagagtagcccctgctcgccgcaactggagaaagcccgcgcagcaacgaagacccaatgcagccaaaaaaaaaaagacagggacgGTTTGGGGGGGTTGGGTTGGGGACAAAAGTGGGTGTGGCTGGGGGTGTGAGAGTGACTGATGGGGGGGCCCCCCGAAGTGGGGAAAGCTGGAGGAAGTGACGTGCGACCTCCCCGGCTGGGCGCTTACCGGGCCACCCAGGCGTTGGTGTTGATGTTGAAAGAGGCGATGGTGCCCGTGAAGCGGGGGTCTGTCTCAAAGAGCCACACCTTCATGTTGGCGCAGGTGTCCCACTTGGCCCTCCCGAGCTCGTCAAGGCCGTGGAAGCCCAGCCCCGTCAGGATGCACACGCCTTCCTGAGGGAGCCACGGCGTAAGCGACCCCGCCGCTCTGCGCCGCACCCAGCCTGCAGCTCGTCTCGCTGCGGCCCTGGGCCCTCTCTCCTTACCGTGACCAGCCAACAGGCGACGTATTTGTACAGCACAACCTTGCCCCAGACCAGCATGTACAGGCAGCGGAACCAGAAGCTGCGGTTCTTGACAGGAGAGAAGGCATGAGCATTAGGGACACCGCCAGGCCAGGAGGGGCCCCCGTGCTCCCCGTCCTCACACGTGTGGCTGACTACTACCCCGTGTCCCCCCGACAGTCTGCCTAACTGCTTTGCAAGAGGCCAAGGGGACCCAGCAGGGAGCCCCCTCGGAGACGCCCTCAGACAGTGCTGTCCTCAACTCCTCTCCTACAGAGCCGGGCACCTGGGACACTAGTGCTGGGGGACTTTCACATCCACGTTCGACGTCAGCTGAAGGAGACCAACCTCCCCAGAGCCGGGACGGAGCCTGAGCCAGCActccccctccctgggtcctGAGCTCCTAGAGCCCTGGTCTGCCTGGGCCGGAGGGGGGCTCGAGCCGCCTGGCTGTAAGAGGGCGAGCTCGAGCCGCTGGGGGAAGGTCAGGGGTGCTGAAGTGCACCTGGCACAGCCCTGTGCCCGCGAAGGTCGTTCAGTGCTGGCTGATGAACGGGTCCCGGCCCGGCTGGCATTGACACCAACTCTCAGATCTAGAGCAAAACCAACACGCGTTTGTAGGTGGTGTTACCCACTTCTCGGCTATCTACGGGCTCCTGGCCTGGCCACTGTCTATCTCTGGCGCAGTCGCACTGCTGCTGTTCAGGAAGCACTCACTTCGTAGTCGTCAGTGAGGAGATAGTCTTCTGTGATGTGCTGGCTGAGCAGGGTGTAGCCCACTAGGTAGACAAGGCCCAGACTCAGGCGCCTGAGAGCAGGTACGGTGCTGGAAAGGAACACGCAGGTCACCACGGGCGGAGGCCCCTCCCTTCGCCCTCCGACCTTCACGAGGGAGCAGCTTCCCAGAGTGAGCGCAGCCTTAGGGCCGGACATGAGGATGGAGTGTGCAGACCCTGCGagttctggggtgggggtggggcaacGAGGGGGCGGGCTGGGGAATCTGGGGTGCTCGCCCTCGGGGGTCCCGTGGACCTCGAAGGCTCCCCCATGTGCTTGGGCTACATCGGGACTGAAAGCCCGATGCAGAGACGGGGAAGGACCGGTTTTGGATCTGCTCCCTCCTGTCCTGGCTGGATCAATGCTCAAACGCAGGCTGGACAAGTTCTCCACAAAGGGATTTTCCTGGTAACTTATCAATCTTCTACTgtgagatatatttatatatatagattttgatatatttaacagtattattattatttttttaacagtatttttaaacTGGGAAAGTGAGTGTTAAAGGCAGGGACGTGACTGGTTCAGGCAAAATCTATGGCataaaagtgaatttttattgtttgtacTACAGGGTCGGGAGGGATGGCGGGAAGTAACCCAAGCTGAAAAGGGCCCCCTTCCTGCAGCGAGCAGGCACGGAGCGCCCGTCACAGGCCCGTCACAGGCCGTGAGCCAGGCCCAGGCCAGAGAATGCAGCCGGCCGGCCTGCAGGAAGTCACTTCAGAAGTGGCTTTTTGTCGGGTGAGACGCCTACGCAGACGCCCTGACCGAAGGGGGCTGTTACCTGTTTGGTATCTTGCCTGGTAGGTCAGTCAGCTGTCCCTGCACCAGCTTCATGTAGTGGTTCATTGAGAACTGGGGTCCCACCAAGAAGGCCCCATAGAAGTAGGAGAAGCCAGCAACCTCCAGCAGGGAAGGGACACCCCGTATGGCGTATTTCTGTTGCTCAGAGGACAGGGATTTCTATGCCGAGAAGAGAACGAACGGTTCAGGACCCAAGAGCCAGTCTGAGGGCTCCCCACCCTCGTCCCCAGTGATCCAGGTTCTTCAAATAGAGCCTCTCTGAGGGGATGACAGCACGGAGAAGAGTCAGTGCTTCGGGGGTAATGGGCACGCGCAGGCGCAGCTCGGCCTAGGCCGGCTGCTGCTCTTCCCAATGCCTTGCTGGCCCTGATCTCTGGACTCTGAGCTAGAGCTGGACCCGGGCAATTAGACTTGTCGGTCCTTGATCAGTGCGGCCGGAAACGGCGACCACACGGGCGGGCATGAGGGCATGGGGATAACAACAGCCGTCCTCCTTCCCTCTGGTTAAACTCCTTCACGTCTCTGTGGAGGGAGGGGTACTTACTTGATCTTTCCCTCCGTCATAGTAGTCGATGACGAGACCTGAGCAGAGAGAGAAGGTgtgggtggagaggagggaggggacacgGGACATGGCCAGGAGCACACGGGGCAGGGCCCGGGGTAAGCCTAAGGTCTGAAGAGAGGAGCCTGGGTGTCAACGGGGAAGGCAGGGCCCCACCACTCACCGATCAGCTTCAAGGTCAGGACACAATGTGGCATTGTCCACTTGATATCGTAGTTGCCAGTGGCTGTGTAATAGTATCCGGCAAGAAGGTAGGCCTAGGAGAGCGGCAAATATTTATTCTACCATTGCtctgatttattttctccctgCTCTGAAATCCAATGtattcttttcacttttcctttctcctggtCTAGAAACTGAACCTGTAAAGGGGAAGAGACGTCCTCAACGCTTACACTCTGTGGCTCATTCTACGTGGATTTTCTGCCTTGCCTTTAAGTGACTCCCCTCATGGACAGCTGGGCTAATCTGGTCAGACTCAAAGAACCCCAGTGGCACAGTCCTATGCACAAAGGACGGCCGGCACCCCGTCCTTGAGGTGGGTGAAGCATCGTCACTGCAGCCTGCAGATGAAACACCTGGGGCTTCTGGCAAGTGACCCAGAGCCACACTGCCAAGTGTCGTGGGGAGAAAGGATTAGAAACTGGCTCTCCCAGTCCACGGCTTCCTCTACACCACAGTCCCCATCCTCCCCGCCCCCAACTGCTGTCAGCTGTGACCTGAGCTGCCCAGGGAAAGACGTTTACCATCTGGAAGCAAAAAGTAGTGAGGACGGCAGTGATGGTGCGGCCCATCAGCCGGAGGATGAGGAACTGAAGCACGACGCATAGCAGGGAGTGGTAGAGCTGGATTCCTGGATGCGGAGGAGAGAGCaaagttttgcctgttttttttttttctgcattcccACCCTTCCTGAGACTTCTAAACACAAAGGGTATACATATTGGTATtaggatttttcttcttttttaatagccTCATGttttggaggaagggaaggaaatgaacTGTATAAATAGAAAGGACCGCCAGGGAGTTGCTGTATTGCTGAACTTCGGGCCTACGGGACGCTCCTGAGGGGACTGCTTGGGTCTGTCGGCCAGTTCCAGCCACAGCAGAGACAAACTGGTGCTTCTCTGTTGTTGGTGCTTCTCTGTTGTTGGTGCTTCTCTGTTGACGGTGTCTGGTAAGGGCACCCATTCTCAACATGCTTTTACCGGGGAGGGGAATGTATGTGAAGGGAGAAGTTAAGCTTGTGTCCCTGCCCATACAAACCCTCTGCTGCCAGAGCATCACAACTTCCCTCCCCATCCAATTCTCTCCAGGAAGTTTTGTTCAGGTCTGTTCCTTCCGAGGCTCCCTGTAATCGCAGTGCTCCGTTCACTCACCGAAGTTATAATAAGCAATCGAGAGGCCTGTAAAGGCGTGGAAGAGGTGGATGAGGTAGCTGTCCTTGTAGAAAAGGTAATGCCGGTAAAACAAAGCCAAAGGGTAACCTGGAGGgggagaggagcaggagagggttACTCGTGCCTGGCGTCCTCCCAGGTTTGTTTTGGAAGTCGATCTGGCATGAAACTCAGCCcagagaggaaaacatatgcattATGTGGATGTCTACAAAGACAATACCAGTATCCCCAATTATCAAAAAAAGTCTCTttgtaaatacaaatttaaaactgAAGGTATTTTATATTGAGGCAATACAAACTGGGTCTGAAGACTAGGTTTCATTTTTGGCTTATTAAATATTGCTAGGAATTTTCTCTTGCATTTTCCTTAAATGATACAAGGGATTCAGGGTGCCCAGAAACACCATTTTACACCTTTATGACCTATAATAATTTCATCACTAGCAGAGTATTATCAGtcggattattttttctttctttcttttttttgtttttggctgcccggcatgtgggatcttagttccctgaccagggatcgaacccacgccccctgcagtggaagcgtggagtcctaaccactggaccactggggaagtccctcagtCAGATTGTTAAGaggataaatataaattattcccGGCTACAAACTGGGGTTGCTGACGGCCTATACGGTTGCATAGCAGTTACAGGACACATGTAGGTACTCCTTACGTAATGGGCATCGACCAAGTTATAAATCCAGCTAGGTGTACTGGGAAAATGTCTTCCCAAGCCGTGATTTAGAGTATGGTCCCGGGGCTTGACTGAACTACAGGGGATCTCCTGATGGGCCATGAACTGATGACACACGGCCAAGGGTTGCTTACTGAATTAAAAAGGGCCAACAACGTTCGTTATTCCTCAACCAAAATTAGCATGTTCCCTGGTTTTACTACAGACCCACATTCAGTGTCCCATCAAGAAGTCTGGCTGATGTGCTTGGCGACCTTCCTACTGCAGTAGCGTGTGTGCGAGGAGTTGGGATCCCTACTGTTTTTTGGAAGGACACTTTACCCAGTCTATCATTGCATAATCAGTGTTCTGAGTTGGTCATGGTTTACAGCTGCTgcaattcttactttttttctctttttttggccacgtggcttgcgggaatcttaattccctgaccagggatcgaaactgtgccctcggcagtgaaagcctggagtcctaaccactggaccccctgGGAATTCCCCTTACTTTTCAATCATAAGTTGCAGTTAGTTTATCACTGGTGATATAGTTGTGAGTTTGGTTAACTCTGCAAGGCTTAGATGAGTGTCATACATAAAGTGCTCAATTATTTAAGTGAATAAGTAAATGGATAATCATGTTATATATTAGCTTATGTCCTTTTAGTCTTTCTttccataactttttttttaaacttatgatCACAACCTGTGTACTCATGTATCCTAGTTTTTTCACACAACAGTGTATCACCATTTATCTTCTTGGTGCCAGGATTTgctggtgttctttttttttaaatttcattttttttaaatttatttttggctgtgttgggtcttcattgccgtgcacgggctttctctagttgtggcgagcgggggctactctttgttgcggtgcgcgggcttctcattgcggtggcttctcttgttgcagagcacgggctctaggtgcgtgggcttcagtagttggggcatgcgggcttcagtagttgtggtgcgcgggctcagtagttgtggctcgcgggcttagttgctccgtggcatgtgggatcttcccggaccagggcttgaacccgcattccctgcattggtaggcggattcttaaccactgcgccaccagggaagccctagtatgtcgttattttttatggctgaataatattcttttgtTTGGACAGACCATACTTCATTTACCCaatcatcagttgatggacatctgggttgtttccacttttggggtATTAAGAATAAGGCTGCTATGGACATTCCTGTACAACTTTTGGTGTGgtgtatgttttcagttctctcgggtatatacttaggagtggaccTCTTGGCTCTTTTATCCTCTGGCTAGCCCTTCTTGGTCAGTGGTATAGACCAGTTTTCAAAATTTCCCATGCGTTGTGGAccaatacttttgtaaaatacaaagtCGTGGGCTTGGATGATGTGGCACTATGGAGTGGCTACAAAAGTTCCTAAATGTTTACTTTTCATTCATTGTGCTTGCTTTGAGCTTTGCCTTGGCCAAGGGTGGTGACGCAATTCAAGTAGATCGCGCCAAcctctctttctttgtctctttcaccCAAGGCTTTTCTCTGGCTTCTGAATACAGCTGACCTCCAGGAGTCAGCCCTGGTCctctgctattcttttttttttttttgcagcatgtgggcctctcactgctgtggcctctctcgttgcggagcacaggctccggacgcgcaggttctgcggccgtggctcacgggcccagccgctccgcggcatgtgggatcttcccggaccggggcaagatcccgcgtcccctgcatcggcaggtggactctcaaccactgcgccaccagggaagccctgctattcTTGCTATACTGTCCTCTGGAAACTCCATCCACTCTCATGTAACTTAATATGATCTTTACGCCAAAGACAGGTCCACATCTTTAATCCTGACTTCTCAAGTTTCAGTTCCCCATTTCCTACTTCCTGGCTGGGCATTTTCCGTTTGATATCACATACCATCTCAAACTCTGTGTGACTACAACATGGACTTTCCCCCGAATCAGTCTTCTCttggcttcttttgtttgttaatgGTGTTACCGTTCTCCAGGCCACACAACTACATTCAAAGGCTTGAAGTTGTCTttgcctcttccctctccttggtTCCCTATACCTATAGCCACCAAATCCTGTTGATTCCTCCTTTCCAGTGTTTCTCGCCACCGTCACACCCCCCTCCTTTCCTGTGCTACATCTGCAGTGAAGGCCCTCAAACACTCCCCCTTCAACTCTTGCCGTGACCTCACCTCTGCCTGCAGCCTCATCCTCCAACAATCCTCCACCAGAGGGCTCTTCCTGTAACCCCTGCTCAGAAAACATCAACGACTCCAGCTGACTACTCAACACAGTACCAGTTCCCAAGCCGAAGATTCAAGGTCTATCTTCTAAACTACATTTCCGGTTAAAGCCTCTATCTCCCTGCTCCAGGTGACTGATATGCTAGTTTTTGCTCAAATATATCTCGTGTCTTTCATCTCTAGACCTTCGCTTGTGCCAATGCCTTTGGGTGGGACACTTTCTCCAACCACTCCTCTACCCAGTAGAGTCCTACCCATTCTCGGAAACCCAGTTCAAGTGTCACTTAGGGCTGAAGACTCTCATTTGGCAAATCATTGTATACAACAAATTCCCATTCCTTACATTCTCGTTTTATCTTAAAATTAACACATGTTCACAATCTCTTTTCCTCAAGTCCTCCTCTACCTTTGGATCTCCCACAGCACACTATCCTgtgtacttcattttttgattggttgaCCAACAGTAATTGACACTTAATAGCCATTTGATGttgagcatcagtttcctcatctgtaaaatggggacagtaccTGCCTCAATGAGTTGTTGTAAGGACTAAaggagataatgcatataaagtagttagcagagcctaaaatattgtAAGTGGTCacaaaaattacacacacacacacattcacataaaGTTACAGGGAGTTTGTAAAGCAGGCCTTAACTGAGAAATTCTGGTGAAAGTGGGTATCAGGGCTTCTGAATCTAATCTCCATTCCATGTGACAAATGACTAAgggatttccttcccatcttcATTTCAAAAGAAGAGTCacagcatatttattttataaagatacTGATTATGGTTTGCCAAGGGcattttttctaaaatgcaacATACTATTAAATTAAGGCACTGTATGGTTAGAAGAACACGAACTCTGGAGTTGAGACAGATCtcagtttgaatcctggttctgctacttactagctacTCCCTCAGGCTGGTtgatgagttaattttttttggtcctcagtttcatcagtaaaatgggtatCTAGGTTTGGGTTCATATATTAAGCCTGGTACATATTAGATACTCAATAACTGTGAGACTGCTTCAACCTCTGCTTTAACAGAGAAGTGCCCGGCAATCTCATCCAGCcacatggctttaaataccatctgtcTTCTGATGGCTCCCAAATTTGTTCTTCACACTCATGTACAACATGGACGCCTAACGGATATCTCAAATTTAAC from Pseudorca crassidens isolate mPseCra1 chromosome 11, mPseCra1.hap1, whole genome shotgun sequence includes:
- the LPCAT3 gene encoding lysophospholipid acyltransferase 5 isoform X1; the encoded protein is MASAAEGDVGAAAELATVMRGGFQNLSLNKLATSLGASEQALRLIISIFLGYPLALFYRHYLFYKDSYLIHLFHAFTGLSIAYYNFGIQLYHSLLCVVLQFLILRLMGRTITAVLTTFCFQMAYLLAGYYYTATGNYDIKWTMPHCVLTLKLIGLVIDYYDGGKDQKSLSSEQQKYAIRGVPSLLEVAGFSYFYGAFLVGPQFSMNHYMKLVQGQLTDLPGKIPNSTVPALRRLSLGLVYLVGYTLLSQHITEDYLLTDDYENRSFWFRCLYMLVWGKVVLYKYVACWLVTEGVCILTGLGFHGLDELGRAKWDTCANMKVWLFETDPRFTGTIASFNINTNAWVARYFFKRLKFLGNKQLSQGLSLLFLSLWHGLHSGYLVCFQMEFLIVIVERQAASLIQDSPALSSLASVRVLQPLYYLVQQTIHWLFMGYSMTAFCLFTWDKWLKVAQSRTGAETTRLPFHSTPSSQSTENQKPGCGKTGLPQLCLCCRPRLHLGPKGRLSWEE
- the LPCAT3 gene encoding lysophospholipid acyltransferase 5 isoform X2, translating into MASAAEGDVGAAAELATVMRGGFQNLSLNKLATSLGASEQALRLIISIFLGYPLALFYRHYLFYKDSYLIHLFHAFTGLSIAYYNFGIQLYHSLLCVVLQFLILRLMGRTITAVLTTFCFQMAYLLAGYYYTATGNYDIKWTMPHCVLTLKLIGLVIDYYDGGKDQKSLSSEQQKYAIRGVPSLLEVAGFSYFYGAFLVGPQFSMNHYMKLVQGQLTDLPGKIPNSTVPALRRLSLGLVYLVGYTLLSQHITEDYLLTDDYENRSFWFRCLYMLVWGKVVLYKYVACWLVTEGVCILTGLGFHGLDELGRAKWDTCANMKVWLFETDPRFTGTIASFNINTNAWVARYFFKRLKFLGNKQLSQGLSLLFLSLWHGLHSGYLVCFQMEFLIVIVERQAASLIQDSPALSSLASVRVLQPLYYLVQQTIHWLFMGYSMTAFCLFTWDKWLKVYKSVYFLGHVFFLSLLFTLPYVRKALVPRKEKLKKME